In the Triticum aestivum cultivar Chinese Spring chromosome 2B, IWGSC CS RefSeq v2.1, whole genome shotgun sequence genome, TCGTCTAGACACGGGCCATCGCCAGTTTGAGACTACCTTTTGCTGGAGCTGCATTGCTCCTCCTCGGACCTTGGGTATTGCTGCATATGTTGTTTCCGTGAGTTGGTCCAAGCTCCATGGCCAGTTGCATGTAATGTACTGCTGTGTTGCAGTTATTTTGGGTCCGGTATTGGGTATGTGAACTTTGGATGCTGCCTGTCGTGGGCTTTATTAAGTTAAAGTCGGACGCTTCTTGCGTCTTTGTTCTAAAAAAACAGCATCGACCTCCTTGTTAATCTCAAGGGTACTGTAAATTAGAGAGACGGAGCCGATCCACTCGTCTCCCCCGTTGTACAATTCACAAAAATATTAATCAGCAAAGGAGTTTATTATACTTACCCTATATAGCTCGTACGCTACCAAAAAATTCTGCCACGACAGGAACCCAGTCTACCACCGCGCCCGCTCagtcccgccccccccccccccccccgagtccgGAGGTCCAATCCGAGACCGGAACATGGCGAACCAGTCAATTGACTACCGGGATTTACAAATAGCTGGGCCCGTTTCGCCGATTTGGAATTCAGACAGTACATAAATGTCTTTTTTTgtctcttttctgtttttttaagaTGGAACGAATGTCGATTGTTATAATTGCCTATGTGACATAAAATTGGTGTAGTTAGATTCATATATTTTGAGGCACTTCTTTTTGTCATGATTTCATAACAGAAATGCTGCTTGcgatgtaaagaaatataagagtgcagtgatctaaacgctcttatgttTCTTTACAGAGAGTACCTGTTTATTCCCTCCGTTCCCAAAATATGTTACACATAAATTCAATTAAAAAAACAATTATTTCGAGGTTTGATCAAATACATTGAAGAAAATATCAACAACTACACTAATGAATAAATACATTATGAAAATATATTTATTGATGGATATACTGATATTAATTAGGTATTGTCTATGTTCATATTTTTCCATATATGTTTGGTCTAACTTTAAAAGTGATGAATTTTTAACTGAATTTATAGGCCACCTATTTGGAGACAGAGGGAGCAATAGCAATTGTTGGTCAAAGACTTGGTTAGCGGTACTTATAATATGCATAATACAATATGGAGGGAGTACCAGATAAGAGAGTATATGCATAATACCACGGCACCCCCGGTAGATCCGCCTCTGCCACTATATAATTAAGTGTTACACACTAAACAATATACATCCTCGAGCCTCACGTTTGTGAGAAACTGTAATTTATAGAAATTATTTTTACTGATTCATATCTGTAACCTAATTAGCTACGTGTTGGACTAATTTTCATTATTTATCAAATGTTGGTCGAATGCTGAACTTTGTATGCTAATTGCCCACGTGACATAAAATTGGTGTCATTAGATTCAAATTTTGAAGTACTTCTTTTGATTATGGTTTTGTATCACAAATGTTACACATTATTCCCTCCATCCCCAAAGAGGTTACACAAAAAATCAGTTAAAAAGTAAATTATTTCTAAATTTAATCAGATATATAGAAGAAAACATGATTGAATAAATACATCATGAAAATATATCTAATGgaatcgatatgcatttgttttaCTATCTTCATTTTTTTATAACCTACAGTGTCCACGGCGAAGCGATAGCGGACATCGTTGCGTGCGAGCCGCCCCAGCAGCGTCTTTGATCCCGTTGGTGGAGACGAGCACGATGTCGGCGGTGATGGTGTGCTCTGCTCACGGGTCCATCATCTTATGCATCTCCTTCATGCCCCGCTTCAAGCTCCTGCTCATCGTCCTGTTTGTGAAGATGTGCTACCGAAATTATccttctgcacccgagctcatatgcacCCTCGAGAACagtaaaaaaatagaaaagaaaatctGCGGGAGTACGACGGATGATGTATGGACTAGGTGAAGGGATGATGTATGGAACATGTGCGGGGAGGGGCCTCACGACCAGACGAAGCGCACACACCGCTGCCTCGGATCTTCCTACATTCATTTGAACTGGCGTCTTCGTACATTCACTTGCACTGGCGCGGTCCAGTGAGAGGTGTGGTATGTGTTTGGATTGCAAAGGAGGACTTGCATGGGGACATGATCGAGTTAGGCTATATGTGTGTGTCATATTTATATTccaccgttgcaacgcacgggcatattttcTAGTTAAAATAAAGAAAATATAGGCATGTAATTTTTACACGGGGTTTCAAGCTGGGAGCGAAACCCCGTGTTAAAATTTCAAGAATCGTGTCGAGCAGAGCTTGCATCGCCCCGGCTATAAATAACAGGCCCTCATGCATCACCCGATGACAGACATCAGTTGGCCCCCCTCCACACTAAAACCGAGTTTGCCTTGGGTGTTCTGCTGAATCAAGCAAGGTAGGCTGTTGCTAGGGTAAAATATAAAATGAAATATAAAATGATTTGTGAACAAAAAACAACGTGGACATGGGGCATATGCCCCCCTAGTCGACGCACTTCACCACATTGTATTTATTTAATAGTTACTTGTAGTTGAGTACGCTATAATCATTATTTACATCATGTAATCACGTATAAATGGTCTTTTGAGACTTTATTTGCCAACAAAAAATATGTATTTTTTATATGTCTTTATATTATTCATGATATACGATATATATTGTTGAAAGTATATATGTTACTCTGTTAATGTTTGTACCTCAGTGGCACTACGGCCTCCGTAGTGCTAGGGCCAGCCCCGATCATGAAGGGTCCATCGGTACACCCTTGAAAACTTTCATAATGCAATTTTTGTCCATCTTGGGGTGCGACTCACTCTACTAAGAATCACGATGCCATTTACTCCGACTAAATACGGTCACCTCCTTGCATCTAGCAGCCGACcaatgaatatatattgtatatgagcttattttttaaaaaaaattgagtaTGTGTTTATATGTTCACTTTTTTAGGCGAGATATAAACAATGATGGCTTCAGATGTATCGGACTGAAACTCATTTAGTTTTACACAATTCGAAGAGATACATACTAATAATTCTTTTTCTTGGTCTGCACGTGATAATATAGAAGGTGTATTTTTGTATGTTTATATTTGCAGACTATGAGATAGGTGGAGATGGATTACAACGTTCATAAAAAATCCATCGACCTGGGTCCGAGGCAATAAAGTTCACAAAAAATTTCATCGAGTTGCAGAAAACAAATACAGTTATATATGTGCATGCAATCAGTGAAAAAAAATAAAAGGCCCGTGGTAACGCGGCGCGGCATTCTACTAGTAAAAATAAATGGCGAGCTTGCACCACCTACCGCGGCATTTTAATTCGTAGCAGCACGCGCGTTCATGGGCTAGAAAAACAAAGGGTCCTCTACTTTAAAAACAGTACGTATTAGAGCATGCGATGCGGATGCGGCGTGTGATTGTTCCGAGTAATTTTTAGTTGGAGCGTCATTGCCTTCTTCCTTCTGCTTTctttacgacgagaaacaccattGACGTAACGACGGGACTGCGAGAGGATTCAGTCAGTCGTGAGGCAAAAGGCATAGCGTTTACGTCGTGATTTCCCGGGAAAACCACACGTAGTTGCTCCACAAATAATACGTAGATAGAACTGAGACTGAACGGTGACCGCCGAGAAAAGCGTGTGAAATTCAGGTGAAACTCATGATTGTTTGCCACGAGAAAGTACGGGAACTTTTGGCATGTGAAGAAGCGCGACCGGACAACAACTAGTTGACCCGTGGGAAAGGGAAGCTGCCAGACCGACCTTGACCATGGAACGGCCCCGAATTTGTTTTGTGCGTCCAGTGCACAGGCGTGCCCCCGAGTAGTTTGAGTCACGAGTGGTCAGTCTTTCGCCGAGCTGAGCGTTTCAGACTGACAGGGACACACGTAAATGAGATTGTTGTTCGGTTATAGGCTTATAGCACTACGCACATCGCGCTTGCGCCGCCTGAGAAACACAATACTCCCTCCGTCATGGTTTAGAAGACACATACACACAGTTAGATTTTACATGCGTTTTCAAAATAGACAAGATTTAAGGCGTCAAGGCAATTACTCCTAGCACTAGTACTCCATGCGACTGTGTGAATCTGCTGCTCACGCCGGGATGTActaattgatgcatgcatggtgtgaacgtgtgtgtgtgtgtaaaagcTAGTTCTGCATGCATGGAGTAATGATAATACGGTTCATAAGGTTGCATAGATATCAAGTTTTTTTTAGGGTGCTTTTTTTATGAACAGATCCTCTGGTTGGACAAAACATAATCATACTTCTGACTGTCTGTTTCAGACACAAGTCCAAGACCGGTTATTCGTTTTACTACGATCATGTATGGCATGTTTTACTCCTTACATTGCCCGACATCCACTTGACATGTCTGGAACTATTCTCTATGTCGACCAATTTTTCGATTAGGGACACTCTATTACTTAATAGGTTTTACACCCGGTCTCTGCATAACTGAGATGCACACAACCAGTCAACCATAACCAagtctaagtttcaaagaatcaaaagAGGCGAAATACAAGTAATCATGTGAGATTGTATAACGCCTCAGACGTAGGAGGGTCAATCCGAAGATCATGTTGCCATCCATGTGGCTAAAAGTATCCCTCTCCGTGGCATCCAACCATGTAGACACCTTCGTAAAATATTTTATTCCATAACCGTCGTCACAAGGGTGATATTCGGCGGAAAGTATTCCATAACCATGGTgatagtatcacccttgtgacACACAATATTGTATAGGACAGGATATTGTTCCCAGGGAGTGGCATTGCCTAGCCACTTATCCTCCCATAACCTAATCTCCAACCCGTCTTTAATGTCGAAGGATCCACAGCGAAAGAAATGTTTCTTCATGGCTATTAGACCAGCCAAAAAGCGTGAGTCCCTTGGCTTCCAATGTCCACGTTGATTGATGGATGGATATCTCATCGAGTGTCACCTTCAAAACAAGGTTGGTGGCCATCACCGGCGGCGCTAGCAGTTCAAACTAATGATATCAAAAGCTCAAATATGTTCATGTATATCCTCGCCATGGCCTGCATCTGCTTCTCTTTCAGccttttgtttattttatttttcctttcttgtttctttttccttttttatttttccatcATTCCTTTCTTTAAATTTACTTTTCCATTTTTATGCTGATTTTGGACAAGAACATTTTTGACAAGATTTAATACTTATATAATacatgaatatttttatttgaagcCGCCAATACTTCTATAAatttttattttataaataatattttaaaacatatgaatatttttaaattagtATATTTTATTTGATTATATGATGTTTTCTAAAATACCTGAACACTTATTAAAatcaaatgaacattttttaaacgtgTGAAAACTCATACAAAATGACATAGAAATTCATCAAAAATTATAATTACATGAGTATTTTTGGAAACACATGAACACTTTCTAGATTATACGGATATTTTTTTCAAAAGGTGTGAGCAGTTTTATAATTATATGAACATTTTATGTaataattaattattttatttgaTGTGTGAGAATATCTTTTGTAATATACCTTTTATCGCTTTATTATTAATCAACTATATATAAAGTTGTGATATGAATGTTTTTTTAACATTTAGgttaaaaggaaaaaagaaataccTCTTAATGGGCTGCAGAGGTGTCTGGGCCAACTTGCATACCCGGGGGATAGATCTGCCAATTTCATCCATCTTGTTCAACAATAACAGCGCGAGCAGATCCTCATGTCTCGCATTGTAATCATGGACGCTGCTATCTATAGACGTGCAAGACCCAACAACACCTAGTTGCACCAGCCACACTGCCGCCTTACATCATATGCACGATGAGGTTACCCACGTTTGACACTCGAGCAAATGAGTAGCAAGCTGTTCTGCAGAAGGACCTAGGGTTTCGCCTGACGGCCATAGATATTGTGTTATTTGTTATTGAATAAATGTATCTTACAATTATTGAATAAATGTATCTTAGAATCATCGTTAATATCATATTAATCATTCTTTATGTGTGTCACAAATTAATCATTCTTTTCTGAGAATTGACAACTCAATGAGATATTGACATAGTACAGTTTAATTGCAGACAAATTAAGAACGTCGTCCTGTACAATTGGACGTCGACAGAATTATCGAATTCCTCGTACCATATAACTAAATCCATCACTCTTCTCATACTCTGAAACTGAACTGGGCTGAAAATGAAGAAGGTACACATGCTTTCTTTCTGACAGAACGAGCAGCAAACCAGATTCTAATCAACTAGAGACTGGAGCCAgtcccggcgacgtcgacgacgAAGCGGTAGCGGACGTCGTTGCGGGCGAGCCTGGCCAGAGCGTCGTTGATCCCGTCGGTAGAGACGAGCTCGATGTCAGCGGTAATGCCGTGCTCTCCGCAGAGGTCCATCATCTCCTGCGTCTCCTTCATGCCGCCCGTCATGCTCCCGCTCACCGTCCTCTTCCCGAAGATGAGCGGGAAGGACGGCAGCTCCACGGGCTTGTCCGGCGCCGCCACCAGCACCAGCTTTCCGTTCAccttgagcagctccaggatggGCCCCAGCGAGTGCTGCGCCGACACCGTGTCGATCACGTAGTCCAGGCTCCGACCCATGGCCTGCATCTGCCTCTCGTCGGTGCTGAGGACGAAGTCGTCGGCCTTGAGGCTCTCCCTGGCCTCCCGCTCCTTGGCCGGCGACGTGCTGATGACGGTGACCTTGAGCCCGAACGCCTTGCCGAACTTGACGGCGACGTGGCCGAGCCCGCCCAGCCCGACCACGCCGAGGCGCCGCCCGGGCTCACCCAGAAGCATGCCGTGCTGCTTCATGGGGCTGTACACGGTGATCCCGGCGCACAGCAGCGGCGCGGCGGCGTCCAGCGGGAGGGCGTCGGGGATGCGCACGAGGAACCGCTTGTGGGCGACGAGCATGTTGGAGTAGCCGCCGTAGGTGACGCTGCCGTCCCAGAAGATGCCGTTGTATGTGAGCGCGGCCTTGTCGCAGTAGTTCTCCTCGGAGCGGCGGCAGTGGTCGCAGTCGAGGCAGGAGGCGGCGATGCATCCCACGCCGACGCGGTCGCCGGGGCGGAAGCCGGAGACGTTGGCGCCGACCCGGGTGACGACGCCGGTGATCTCGTGGCCGGGCACGACGGGGTACATGGTGATGCCCCAGTCGTTGTTGATGAAGTGGAGGTCGGTGTGGCACATGCCGCAGTAGTGCACCTTGATGGTGACGTCGTCGACGCCGTTCTCCCGGCGCTTGAAGGCGAAGGGCACCACCTTGCCGGAGGGCTCCATGGCCGCCCACCCGCTCACGGCCTGCGTGTGGTTCGGGGTCACCTCCATCGCCAAAAATGTGCGAGCGGCTCCGTGTGCGTGAGACTCTGAAAGATTCTTGGTGTCTGTGGTGCTCGCTGCGCGTGCTGGTTGTTGTGATTGCTGCATCGTCTCGGCTCTACCCACGGCCACTTATATAGTGCGCTTCAGCTTCACGCGGTTGGTCCATCTCAGTGCCCCAGTGGTCCAGTCGTTTTGGAGGTTAAGTTAATTTCGGTTAAGTAGTTTATTAAAGAGTGGTTGCACTTGACCTGCTAAGGCGTCAAATATAATCATGTTGGACGTGTTCGTTACCAAACTTGACAGTTTTGTTTATTAAATACATAGTTCATTTGGTTAGGTAATTTTTCTTATAAAAAGGACCCTAAGAGAGAATCTTATACGCGCAAAGTGATTTTTAACCGTGCCGGATGTAccgttttttttttgcatggtaatatgtgtctcattcatatcataaagaacaaaggACAAGTCACGTAagaaccgacatgacaaaactgaaaagatagcagaacatctctgagcttgacactaacgcccgtcacctgcctacTCCCAATAGCATGCTGCTAGCTCAAAAGGTGTACatttgtaccccgcaaaaaaaggtgTACATTTGTATTCCCCTCTTTTATCTATTTAAGTCACCGTATTTCATCACCGGGCCCATCATGCACATGCAAAGGATGCATGCATGGTCCTGCTTTTCTCTTTTTACTGCTCATGGTACATACTATAACATGCATTTCTCACATTATCTCTCCTCTCTACAtctctaaatccatcatttttaaTTCTCTTTTCACTATTTTAAATTGTTCATATCTTCAAAACAATTTTTTTAAACTCTGTATATATATATTTCCTGGAGCCAAAACCTTTAGAACCAGATCAATCTTGAAtacattcaaaaaaaaatcaacatttgaaatgagtgaaatcagcTTTCTAAAAATAGAGAAATATGATCTTTGAATTGGGTGAGACCATTTTTTttaatgagtgaaatatgtttttcATACACATCACACATTTCTAGGTGTGAAATACGTGAAACTTGTTATTTCAAAATTATGAAACTAGTCATGTAAAACATGTGAAACTAATTATATCAAACTTTTTTAAATGACTGAAATATGTTTTACGAAACAAGTGAAATTGTTTTTTTGAATTGAGTCAAATAAgttttttgaaatatttgaaatcaGTTATTTGCTTTGAGTGAAACCAGGTTTCTAAAAATAGTGAAATATGAGCTTTGAATTGGGCGAGACCAATTTTTAAAATGAGAGAAATATGTTTTTCATACACATGACACATTTTGGGTGTGAAATACATGAAACTTGTCATTTCAGATTTTTTAAACTAGTCATGTAAAACATGTCAAACTAATTCTTTCAAACTTTTttttgaatgagtaaaatatgtttTGTGAAACAAGTGAAATTGTTTTTTGAATTGAATCAAATAAGTTTTTGAATATATGAAATTAGTTATTTGCTTTGAGTGAAATCAGCTTTCTAAACATAGCGACATATGACCTTTGAATTGGGTGAGAGCAAAAaaattgaaatgagtgaaatcaccTTTTCGCAATGAGTGAATTTAGTTTTTGAATGAGTGAAATCACCTTTTCGAAATGAGAAAAACCAATTCTTTGAAATGATTAAATATGTGTTTTGATACGAGTGAAATCAGTGTTTTAAAATGAATAAAATTAGTTTTCTAAAATGAGCTAAATCTGTATTTTTGAATGACTCAAATTTGTTTTCTTAATTGTGAAACCAGTATTTTTAAATAAAGTgaaaagattttttttgaaatgagTTACATCCTTTTTTTGAAATGCCAAAGCAAATGAAACCGTAAATTTCAAACTGCGGTAAAATATATTGAATATTGGTCTTGTTTTAAAGATCTTGTCTTTAggaattcaaatatataaaaatatttaaaaataaAACATTTATTAAAAATATATCAATCATTTAATAGCTAACAAGAATGTAAAATGTTGGTACTATAGGTTGAGTGGTCTAGGAGTACACATGCATGACTAAATGGAAAGGTTTTGGGGCATGTTCACGTATTGGTCGGGTGGTGTCAGACTAGTATAGAGATGTATTCCACCCACAAAAGATTCCTTAGTTTAATAGTCAAAGGACAGTGTGCATCTTGATGTTGACATGGACGGCAGATGCTTCACCAGTACATCCCGGTTCCGGTAAATTTACTTATTCGATCTTGTATCTTATATTTACTAAGGAAAACAATAGCAAGTACAATGGAATGACAACTTGACATAATAGAACATGTAAAATGGGGTGACTCACCAGCAAGGAACTCGGCAGCAGGCCCGCCAGTAGGCCCACAAGGCCCACCATATACCCAACGACATGAGGGAGCTCGGAGAAAGGGATAGATGTCCTTGGATCATCTTGGTCCCTAAAATGATCGCAGTGACAACCTAGATCGCATCTCCCATTATAAAATCCTAGCCTCTGCCATGTATATAGGGAGGGGAGGGCTAGGAGCTCTCATTCCCATCTACTCTCCCATAAAACAACTCTCGATAGAATCATACATCTCTTTGTAATCTCTCACACGAGGTATACCCACTATCAATAAACAacatcaagcaggacatagggtattacttCACCATGGAGGCCCGAACATGAGTAAATACCCATGTGACCTCAGATATCTGACTTCCAGCTAAGCAAGGTAGCCTACCAAGAGATCCGGCGGTTTTCTACACTATGAGGGGGCACGCAGCCTCCTTTTTCTTTTGGCTTTCGACTTCTAATCTTCCATGTCTTTTAAACTAAAATCTAAATTAAGT is a window encoding:
- the LOC123040343 gene encoding probable cinnamyl alcohol dehydrogenase 6; this translates as MEVTPNHTQAVSGWAAMEPSGKVVPFAFKRRENGVDDVTIKVHYCGMCHTDLHFINNDWGITMYPVVPGHEITGVVTRVGANVSGFRPGDRVGVGCIAASCLDCDHCRRSEENYCDKAALTYNGIFWDGSVTYGGYSNMLVAHKRFLVRIPDALPLDAAAPLLCAGITVYSPMKQHGMLLGEPGRRLGVVGLGGLGHVAVKFGKAFGLKVTVISTSPAKEREARESLKADDFVLSTDERQMQAMGRSLDYVIDTVSAQHSLGPILELLKVNGKLVLVAAPDKPVELPSFPLIFGKRTVSGSMTGGMKETQEMMDLCGEHGITADIELVSTDGINDALARLARNDVRYRFVVDVAGTGSSL